A part of Hymenobacter swuensis DY53 genomic DNA contains:
- a CDS encoding SMI1/KNR4 family protein has translation MSPSDLRTMQQFVDYALESWHQGGLMRWADSDMPVEMRDETRPIVDDSIPWKPIPSTVSAGDLEALEERIELQYPALYKEFLRYQHFYEFWPEQQINFFPHVIAQWKDRLLAGYFQSWEPAKLIGQRYIYFADYSDWGILCFDTNNQRPEDNDCPIVLIDHELLYDEPLPMTILYASFADLMRSLRAVQENPRQLEE, from the coding sequence ATGAGCCCCAGCGACCTCCGCACCATGCAGCAGTTTGTCGACTACGCCCTGGAATCATGGCACCAAGGCGGACTAATGCGTTGGGCTGATTCAGACATGCCGGTAGAAATGCGCGACGAAACACGGCCGATTGTGGATGACTCAATTCCCTGGAAACCAATACCCAGCACCGTGTCCGCAGGTGACCTGGAGGCGTTGGAGGAACGCATTGAATTGCAGTACCCCGCCTTGTATAAGGAATTTCTGCGCTACCAGCACTTCTACGAATTCTGGCCGGAGCAACAAATCAACTTCTTTCCCCACGTCATTGCGCAGTGGAAAGACCGGTTACTTGCCGGTTACTTCCAGTCGTGGGAACCCGCCAAGCTCATTGGGCAGAGATATATCTACTTTGCGGATTACTCGGATTGGGGCATCCTGTGCTTTGACACCAACAACCAGCGGCCGGAAGACAACGACTGTCCAATCGTGTTGATTGACCACGAGTTGCTCTATGACGAGCCGCTGCCAATGACTATTCTCTATGCTTCTTTCGCGGACCTGATGCGTAGTTTGCGCGCCGTACAAGAAAATCCTCGCCAACTGGAAGAATAG